The Bacteroidales bacterium region AATTGTTTATTGCGATGCGCAGATTGCGTAAGCCTGCATGGTTGCTCAATTACAACGAAGCCGACCACTGGCCAACGAAAATCCGTGATAAATATGACTTCCAGATTCGCATGTCACAGTTCTTCGAGCATTACCTGAAAGAAAAGCCCATGCCTGAATGGATGAAAGAAGGCATACCGGCAGTTGAAAAAGGCCGGAATATGGGATACTAGCTTATTGAAAATAAAAAGGACTAATTATAGGCTGCCCATAAAGTCCTCCGTGTTCCTCCGTGATTTTCTTTTGAAATGTTCCCGGAAATGATTATTTTAGTAACTCTGTTGAACAAACAAAAACTATAAACAATGATCCACAAAAACTTTTATTCCGCTTTGCTTTTGGTTATGGTGATAAGTCTTTTCACTTCATGCCAGAACGATCAAACCAACAAATCCTGTGAACAGCCATTTGTTCATCACGTATTTTTCTGGCTTAACAATCCTGATGATCCGGATGACAGAGCCGAATTCGAAAAAGGCATCGAAGAATTGCTGGAAGTACCCCAGATCAAGTCGTATCATGTTGGTGAACCTGCCGCTACAGCCCACAGGGATGTGGTAGATGGTTCCTATACCTATTCTTATATGGTGTTTTTTGAGGATAAGGAAAGCCATGACATCTACCAGGAACATCCCATTCATCAGGAATTCATTGATGAATACCAGCACCTCTGGAAGAAAGTGCAAGTATATGATGCTGTAATG contains the following coding sequences:
- a CDS encoding Dabb family protein; its protein translation is MIHKNFYSALLLVMVISLFTSCQNDQTNKSCEQPFVHHVFFWLNNPDDPDDRAEFEKGIEELLEVPQIKSYHVGEPAATAHRDVVDGSYTYSYMVFFEDKESHDIYQEHPIHQEFIDEYQHLWKKVQVYDAVM